TTATCTGGCCCAGAGAAACAAATCACAGAAAATATCTCACTTGCGAAAGCAAGCTAAATCGTTGGGTTATAATCTGGTTCCGCAAGCAATATGAGATAGTCATGAACAAATAAAAACATACGTCATTACATTCCAGAGGTCGATTAAGAACTGAAGCCAAGAGCGCGTGAACTAACATGACCGTTCAGCTGGGCACAACGAATTGTCGGCTCCTTTATGGAGACCACGAATATAAAAATTACGATCCAAGCTGATCATCATAACGGGATGGAGCATATCCGTAAGAAAACAGCTAGTTATGAGTATTTTCATATAAATGTCAAAGGGTTTCCGGCAAATGTCACAATCCCATTTCTCTCCATAGTGACCTCTCTTTAAATTTTCTTTGTCATGTTGAATGTTTATCAGTGAAGACCGCTTTCCTTTTTCTTGTGCGGGCTCACAGAACGAGGCCCGTGATGAAGGCCCTCAATTCATTGAGATTCTGGCAGGAGCGGACATCGTCGCAGAAGGGGCGGTACGTTGCAATGGCGCTGTCTCCTACGCCCCAGAGGCGCTCCGGTTCCGGATTAAGCCAGATCACGCGGCGGCAGTGTTCCCGCATTGCCTCCAGAAATTGCGCCTTCGGATCGAGGAAATTTGTCCGGCCGTCACCCAGGATGATCAGGGTCGTTTTTTTATCGAGGACGTCCAGAAATCCTTCCTGAAACTGGGAAAAGGCCGCACCGTAATCCGAAATCTCCAGGTCTTCGTCGACGTGATCACGGACCTCTCCGCCGCCATAGACCACGTAGCTCGGCAGCTCCAGCTTGAACTTGGCCATGATCCGGTCAATGGCATCCATGATGGCGTGATCTTTCATCGTTTCGCTTACGTCCGTAACCCGGGCGATGAACACGAAACTCCGGACCCGGCTCAGACAATCCTGGACGGAATAGAGAATGTTGAGCATGAAGGGAACAGCCTTCCAGACGGAATAGGAAACGTCGCAGAGGGCTACGATCTTCGCTTTCCGTTTTTGCCGCCGGCGGAAGAAGATTTCCAGGGGGATGCCCTCATAATGGGCGGCGCGCTGGAGCGTTTTCTTGATGTCCACGACGCCGCTCCGTTTCCGGCGATATTGCCTGGCGACAAGGTCCCGTAGCCGGCGGGCCAGACGCTCAATAGCCAGATGAACCTCCCGGGCTTCTTCCCGGCTGAGCTGGGAAAAGGGGACTTCCTCCAGATTCCTGGCCCGCCCGGCAGCGGAATCGGCATCCGCGGCCGGCACATTCCGGCCAAGGGGGACGTCGGCCTCCATATGACCGGCAATTCCCAACCGCTCCAGCAGGAGATCGTCAAGACTCCGCTTCTCGATGTTGGCGCCC
This genomic window from Syntrophus gentianae contains:
- a CDS encoding vWA domain-containing protein, which gives rise to MLQAILQFASLCRAGGLRVSTSEVINAVRCLELIDFSPEEPFHAALRANFVKEAKDRELFDKIYDLFFHTLQIGADDMRSRALSNRLIDLVDTFGQEAANSASALEFLDFLAGNRAAFLRELQKILDLEADAPELSFSDILSAIQRRVLHGRGDKLLTASDLEGANIEKRSLDDLLLERLGIAGHMEADVPLGRNVPAADADSAAGRARNLEEVPFSQLSREEAREVHLAIERLARRLRDLVARQYRRKRSGVVDIKKTLQRAAHYEGIPLEIFFRRRQKRKAKIVALCDVSYSVWKAVPFMLNILYSVQDCLSRVRSFVFIARVTDVSETMKDHAIMDAIDRIMAKFKLELPSYVVYGGGEVRDHVDEDLEISDYGAAFSQFQEGFLDVLDKKTTLIILGDGRTNFLDPKAQFLEAMREHCRRVIWLNPEPERLWGVGDSAIATYRPFCDDVRSCQNLNELRAFITGLVL